Proteins co-encoded in one Eriocheir sinensis breed Jianghai 21 chromosome 5, ASM2467909v1, whole genome shotgun sequence genomic window:
- the LOC126983643 gene encoding uncharacterized protein LOC126983643 isoform X2, which yields MLVVLIVLLVAVKAGCAADSDQPLYACPHQSWCVPAKYCPADKVSFHSTTTRNYSAVPSDHFKFMCGVTVDTDGDLCCRELAALPKPFVPTLTRWHFLDKNSSVERLPMQVIAWPGYGTEPAKPELGTDPHTGAPQVPFRGQLRTTSICPPMSVCVPAYDCPSKSIYYTVDVPSPARGKFLCGVTLGSEGWLCCSLHVIKDAMGEWRRPARHPVPDDHEVLIRISFDSQKLQQRTGADVAQYSRTPHAAAPPSPPLPATRLPDYYEDNHINDVNHALLQGRKLLDAPRRRYRRDAAEAEASLKNAESSNETYVIHGAADRGNATLYTVTQATLISDVPPTARSRLPVEEERCGEPLVPHAPHGAAGVPLHAPLEGQYPWHVAVLTSSGEYLCGGVLVTERHVLTVAHCISPRLPSQVVIRVGDFNLLSDSETHPSYDVPVSRITCHPEYSRTTLRSDVCVVQLRVAVLWLPNVRRICLPGETSHPDPTVECFVPSWGYVAKGQDGKIYDSFAPQLRHLPFLAIDGARCQRELRKVKKLGSFFKINSGVLCSKGTASPDTCHGDGGSGLVCRAGSDSQQGQYVLTGLVSWDMGCDDGKPTAYVDVAYFLDFILRTIGATLEGGRLHLSKIQTTGTSDAHRNEQASSQYNAATSAAPHASETSQFIASSQPSGGSHYASQSGAFSQASGGLHHTSQSGASSQASGGLHHTSQSGAFSQASGGLHHTSQSGASSQASGGLHHTSQSGASSQASGGLHHTSQSGASSQASGGLHHASQSGASSQASGSSHYTSSQSSGALYSTSSQSASSYGLSSASDKSTVSQHGYGATPHSDSGYGDSSHSGSSSYSATSKSDSSYNRQSSEYTAELPARRPTRPSHKQGESYGQSQQKNFGVHKVDPYLTGVPSRPNRPSTVDDTDKSRVTNDYYDKQKGGYSNEYESTASYEKKDYPDKYDHNSNLQDNSKFNNKRPEYYQYDGNRKYDGNDYYSSEKLGYGGSDKSHDKYDESHSKYSKYDTGYEAGKKYSRYDVQGGAYTKDRYVNGYLHKDDTYDRDHYGEGSYDHDHKQGSGYKHELGHNNYNQESYGKEYPNQGKPYYNDGKYYRPHDGQYYNEKTYDDYDSKYYMDGEYYDANKHKYLKDGKYYDIDYNEGKYYEDGQYYAYKDGKYYKDGKYYDVGHGKYYKGGKLYNLEHGKYYQDGKYYDVDYNHGKYYEDGKYYDYEDFKPYKKYGDAGYGDAGYVHSGYGQGQYTSEDRYYGHGGGEHYTEHGYYNDLSDYHRKDLDKLGHSDVYREDRGQHDKHYGHDMYYDYDAEHYKDLDYRDGKYYVNDGYYSINKRGKYHIKGQYYDMDYKHGKYYKDGKYYDFDDHGKYYKDGKHHDIDYSHGKYYYNGDFYDYVDGGFYMDGKYHEINYDDGKYYEDGKYYSFNNQGQYLKDGKYYDVDYKKGKYHKDGKYHDLNEHGKYFRNGNWYDIDYNHGKYYKDGKFYDLTHVSNKFTGHKDKYHNQYEKNDAGDVWYYHHGKYYPYKDGKYYKNGEYYNVDPNECKYYENGKYYALDVNGKYYKDGNYYNVDYQRGKYYKDGKLYDLNQHDMYYKDGKYYEIDNKECKFFSEGIYYSYYKDGHFFDYVENGKYGDFHHEYYDRPGNYDKVNYKDHVDDYYAHNQHGQYGKRPAHYGGSGGSYDGYGDSFGNSYGHSYIDSYDGYGKNNAYGDYHDLGNEYYGSYSGPDEYGGYYNSKVKYYNDQSYGEDDYKHGNYDYYKQSYGEQSYKSESYDYRDSKYYKERERYGTIGVHHEDSYGQANDHSASKDDHYKTGHGEGPGESGVHYHYHYNRRKSGQGEKVAEGREKQDYDRLVFEASSEATNPASVASDRASQNVPSEANKDAKMSDNEINSASPGSIVGYLKKLQVAPQ from the exons ATGCTGGTGGTTCTGATTGTGCTGCTGGTGGCCGTGAAGGCGGGCTGTGCTGCTGACTCTGACCAGCCCCTCTACGCCTGTCCCCACCAGAGCTGGTGCGTTCCCGCGAAGTACTGTCCGGCAGACAAGGTCTCtttccactcaaccaccacccGAAACTATTCTGCCGTGCCCAGCGACCACTTCAAG TTCATGTGCGGCGTGACCGTAGATACGGACGGTGACCTGTGTTGCCGGGAATTGGCTGCACTTCCTAAGCCTTTCGTTCCTACCCTAACACGCTGGCACTTCCTAGACAAG AACTCGAGCGTGGAGCGGCTGCCGATGCAAGTCATCGCTTGGCCAGGATACGGTACAGAGCCTGCGAAGCCTGAACTTGGAACAGACCCACACACGGGTGCCCCGCAGGTTCCTTTCCGTGGGCAGCTGCGCACTACAAGCATCTGTCCCCccatgagcgtgtgtgtgcctgcGTACGACTGCCCTTCAAAGAGCATATATTACACCGTGGACGTGCCTTCTCCTGCCCGTGGAAAG TTTCTGTGCGGTGTGACACTGGGCTCGGAGGGCTGGCTGTGCTGTTCCCTTCACGTCATAAAGGACGCTATGGGGGAGTGGAGGAGACCCGCCAGACATCCCGTCCCTGACGACCACG AGGTGCTGATCAGGATTAGCTTCGATTCCCAAAAGCTCCAGCAACGTACCGGAGCCGATGTGGCCCAGTACAGTCGCACACCCCACGCTGCGGCGCCCCCGTCCCCGCCCCTTCCTGCGACTCGCCTTCCTGACTACTATGAAG ATAATCATATCAATGACGTGAATCACGCCTTGCTGCAGGGAAGGAAGCTCCTGGATGCCCCCAGACGCCGCTATCGAAGGGACGCTG CCGAAGCTGAAGCCAGCTTGAAAAATGCAGAGTCCAGTAATGAGACGTACGTGATCCATGGGGCGGCTGACCGCGGGAATG CGACGCTGTACACGGTCACCCAAGCCACTTTGATCAGCGACGTTCCTCCTACTGCACGCAGCAGGCTGCCCGTCGAGGAAGAG CGGTGCGGTGAACCACTGGTGCCCCATGCCCCTCACGGAGCCGCCGGTGTTCCCCTCCACGCGCCCCTCGAGGGCCAGTACCCTTGGCAT GTGGCGGTGCTGACAAGTTCAGGCGAATACCTGTGCGGAGGAGTCCTCGTCACCGAGCGACACGTCCTGACCGTCGCCCACTGTATTAGTCCG agaCTCCCATCTCAAGTAGTCATCAGAGTGGGGGACTTCAACCTTCTGAGTGACTCGGAGACGCACCCGTCGTACGACGTGCCCGTCTCCAGGATCACCTGTCACCCAG AATACAGCCGAACCACATTGCGATCGGACGTGTGTGTGGTGCAGCTCCGCGTGGCCGTTCTCTGGTTGCCAAACGTACGTAGGATATGCCTGCCGGGTGAAACTTCGCACCCTGACCCTACCGTGGAGTGCTTCGTTCCCAGCTGGGGCTACGTTGCTAAGGGGCAG GACGGTAAGATCTACGACAGTTTCGCTCCTCAGCTACGGCACCTTCCCTTCTTGGCAATAGACGGTGCGAGGTGCCAACGTGAACTGAGGAAGGTTAAAAAACTCGGCTCGTTCTTCAAAATTAATTCCGGTGTGTTGTGTTCTAAAGGTACGGCCAGCCCGGACACGTGCCAT GGAGATGGTGGCAGCGGACTGGTGTGCAGGGCTGGCTCGGACAGCCAGCAAGGGCAGTACGTACTGACGG GTTTGGTGTCGTGGGACATGGGCTGCGATGACGGTAAGCCCACTGCTTATGTGGACGTCGCTTACTTCCTGGACTTCATTTTACGGACCATCGGGGCCACGCTAGAGGGCGGCCGCCTGCACCTGAGCAAGATCCAGACCACGGGCACCAGCGATGCACACAGGAATGAGCAGGCTTCCTCACAGTACAATGCTGCAACCAGTGCCGCTCCTCACGCCTCCGAAACTTCGCAATTCATTGCTTCCTCCCAGCCAAGCGGTGGTTCGCACTATGCGTCTCAATCCGGTGCTTTCTCGCAG GCAAGTGGCGGCTTGCATCACACGTCTCAGTCCGGTGCTTCCTCGCAGGCAAGTGGCGGCTTGCATCACACGTCTCAGTCCGGTGCTTTCTCGCAGGCAAGTGGCGGCTTGCATCACACGTCTCAGTCCGGTGCTTCCTCGCAGGCAAGTGGCGGCTTGCATCACACGTCTCAGTCCGGTGCTTCCTCGCAGGCAAGTGGCGGCTTGCATCACACGTCTCAGTCCGGTGCTTCCTCGCAGGCAAGTGGCGGCTTGCATCACGCGTCTCAGTCCGGTGCTTCCTCGCAGGCAAGTGGCAGTTCGCACTATACGTCGTCTCAGTCCAGTGGAGCTTTGTACAGTACTTCGTCTCAGTCTGCCTCTTCGTACGGTCTGTCTTCGGCCTCTGACAAGAGCACTGTATCTCAGCACGGATACGGAGCCACACCACATTCAGACTCGGGGTACGGTGACTCTTCTCATTCTGGCAGTAGTTCCTACAGTGCCACCTCAAAATCTGATTCCTCCTATAACAGACAGTCTTCAGAATACACAGCTGAGTTGCCTGCGCGGCGTCCAACTCGCCCGTCGCATAAGCAGGGTGAGAGCTACGGCCAGAGCCAGCAGAAAAACTTCGGAGTTCACAAGGTCGATCCTTACCTTACGGGTGTACCAAGTAGACCAAACAGACCTTCGACGGTTGATGACACTGACAAAAGTCGTGTAACCAATGATTATTATGATAAACAAAAAGGAGGCTATAGTAACGAGTACGAGAGCACTGCCAGCTACGAAAAAAAAGACTACCCGGATAAGTATGACCATAACAGCAATCTGCAAGACAACTCAAAATTCAACAACAAACGACCGGAATATTACCAGTATGATGGCAACCGCAAGTACGATGGAAATGATTACTATTCCAGTGAAAAGCTCGGATATGGTGGTAGTGACAAGTCCCACGATAAATACGACGAGAGTCATAGTAAATATTCCAAGTATGACACCGGCTACGAGGCTGGCAAGAAGTACAGCAGGTATGATGTGCAAGGCGGCGCATATACCAAGGACAGATACGTTAATGGTTACTTGCATAAAGATGATACATATGACCGTGACCATTATGGTGAAGGCTCTTACGACCATGATCACAAGCAAGGCTCTGGTTATAAGCACGAACTCGGACACAACAATTACAATCAAGAATCTTATGGAAAAGAATATCCGAACCAGGGTAAGCCATACTATAATGATGGGAAATATTACCGCCCTCATGACGGACAATATTATAATGAAAAGACCTACGATGATTATGATTCAAAATACTACATGGATGGGGAATACTATGACGCCAACAAACATAAGTATTTAAAGGATGGCAAGTACTACGATATTGATTATAACGAAGGAAAATACTACGAAGATGGCCAGTACTATGCTTACAAAGATGGGAAGTACTATAAGGATGGAAAATATTACGATGTAGGACATGGAAAGTATTACAAAGGCGGAAAACTTTACAATCTCGAACACGGAAAATACTACCAAGATGGGAAGTACTACGATGTGGACTACAACCATGGAAAGTACTATGAAGATGGAAAGTATTATGATTATGAGGATTTCAAACCTTATAAGAAGTATGGCGATGCAGGTTACGGCGATGCAGGTTACGTCCATTCAGGTTATGGCCAAGGACAGTACACGTCTGAAGACCGATACTATGGCCACGGTGGAGGCGAACACTACACGGAGCATGGATACTACAACGATCTTAGCGACTATCACAGGAAAGATCTTGATAAACTCGGCCACAGCGACGTATATCGTGAAGACCGAGGGCAGCACGATAAACACTACGGGCATGATATGTATTATGATTATGATGCTGAACACTACAAAGACCTGGACTATAGAGATGGGAAGTACTATGTTAATGATGGGTACTATTCCATTAACAAACGTGGGAAGTACCACATTAAGGGACAATACTATGACATGGACTACAAGCACGGAAAATACTACAAAGACGGAAAGTACTACGATTTTGATGACCATGGAAAGTACTACAAGGACGGAAAGCACCACGACATCGATTACAGTCACGGCAAGTACTACTACAATGGAGATTTTTACGATTACGTTGACGGTGGGTTCTACATGGACGGGAAATACCACGAAATAAATTACGATGATGGCAAATACTATGAAGACGGAAAGTACTATAGCTTCAACAACCAAGGGCAATACCTAAAGGACGGGAAGTACTATGACGTGGATTATAAGAAGGGAAAATACCACAAGGATGGGAAGTACCATGATCTGAACGAACATGGGAAGTATTTCCGCAATGGGAACTGGTACGACATTGACTACAATCACGGAAAGTACTACAAAGATGGCAAGTTTTACGACTTGACTCATGTCTCGAATAAGTTCACCGGCCATAAGGACAAATATCACAACCAGTACGAAAAAAACGATGCTGGAGATGTCTGGTACTACCACCACGGAAAATATTACCCATACAAAGACGGGAAATACTATAAAAATGGTGAATACTATAATGTAGACCCCAACGAGTGTAAGTACTACGAAAATGGGAAGTACTACGCCTTGGATGTAAATGGAAAATATTACAAAGATGGAAATTATTATAATGTGGACTACCAACGTGGAAAGTACTATAAAGATGGAAAACTCTATGACCTCAACCAGCATGACATGTACTACAAGGATGGGAAATATTATGAAATAGATAATAAGGAATGTAAATTTTTCAGTGAAGGGATATACTACAGCTACTATAAAGACGGTCACTTCTTTGACTACGTTGAAAATGGAAAATACGGCGATTTTCATCATGAATATTATGACCGCCCTGGAAATTATGACAAAGTGAATTATAAAGATCATGTTGATGATTACTATGCCCACAACCAACATGGACAGTACGGGAAGAGGCCTGCGCATTATGGCGGCAGCGGCGGTAGTTACGATGGCTACGGGGACAGCTTCGGCAACAGCTATGGGCACAGCTACATTGACTCCTATGACGGTTATGGAAAGAATAATGCCTATGGAGATTATCACGATTTGGGTAATGAATACTACGGAAGTTATTCTGGGCCAGATGAGTACGGTGGATACTACAACAGTAAAGTCAAATACTACAATGATCAGTCTTATGGAGAGGATGATTACAAACATGGGAACTATGACTATTACAAACAGTCTTATGGGGAGCAATCCTACAAAAGCGAAAGTTATGACTACAGAGATTCAAAGTActacaaagagagagagcgaTACGGTACGATCGGTGTGCACCACGAAGACTCCTATGGCCAAGCCAATGACCACAGTGCCTCCAAGGATGACCATTACAAGACAGGGCACGGTGAGGGCCCTGGCGAGTCTGGTGtgcactaccactatcactacaacCGTAGGAAGTCTGGTCAAGGAGAGAAGGTCGCCGAAGGTCGAGAAAAACAAGATTATGATCGCCTTGTTTTTGAAGCCTCTAGCGAGGCTACAAATCCTGCTTCCGTAGCTTCGGACCGGGCATCGCAGAACGTACCGTCTGAAGCCAACAAAGATGCAAAGATGTCCGATAATGAGATCAACAGCGCCAGCCCAGGAAGCATCGTTGGCTACCTAAAAAAGCTGCAGGTCGCCCCACAATAG